CGTCGACGAACACGGGGTTCGCGTAGAACCACGTATCGGCCCACGGGTCACCGTCCCCGGGCGCGTGCGGCACCGGCCCGTGCGGGTCGACCGAGGCGCCGAGGTAGCCGGTGCCGTGCCGGTTGCCGTCGCTGCCGCGCAGCCGGACGTAGAAGGACTCCTCGCCCGCGGTGAGCGGGATGCGCAGGGTGTAGGTGCCCGTGCGGCCGGAGACGTCCTGCGACCGGACGACCCGCGTGTCGGGGGCCTTCCAGGAGTCCCGGTCGGTGACGGGGCCGCGCACCGCGCCGCGGATGACGTCCACGTGCGCCAACTCGGGCAGGATGCCTTGGGGGTTGGGGCGGGAGGCGGTCGTCACCGTGACCTCCAGCGTCAGCCTCTCGCCCGCGCGGACCCGCAGCCGGCCGCCGAGCGTCACGCCCCGGCCCCGGTCCCGCTCCCGCTTCAGCCGGACGTCGAGCCCGTCGAGCAGGTGTCCGTGGTCGAGCCAGACGCGGCCCGCGCGCAGACCCGCCATGACCGCCCGGTAGCCGTAGCGGGTCACGCCCACGTGCGTGCGGCTGAACTGGCCGGGCCAGAAGTCGCTGCCCGGCTGCGGGGTGTCCGTGTTCACCGGGTCGGGCAGCTTTCCGGTGTTGTCGAAGGTCTGGCCGGGCTGCCAGTCGCCGTTCTTCCAGGTGTCGAAGACGATCCGGTGGGCGTCGGAGTTGGTGGTGACGGAGAACAGCCGGCCCTCGGCGAGCATCGAGTCCCACAGCCCGCCGACGGTCGCGGTCGCCCAGTCGAAGCCGCCGTAGGTCAGGTAGGCGTCCGCCGGGTAGCCGGGCCAGGACTGCGCGGACGGCTTGTTCTCGTACTCGCCGCGGATCGAGTTCGCCCCGCGCCAGCCGGGGATGGCCGCGCCCTGGGCGCCGGGCGCGCCCTCCATGCCGATCATGATGCCGGGCGCCGCGTCCCGCCAGTTGCGCATCTCGTGCGGGGAGTCGATGCCGAGACGCATGGGGTGGTTGGCGAGGACCAGGACGTCGTCGACATAGCCGCAACGGCGCTGCTCGGCCAGCCACTTGAGGGCCTTCACGGCGTGCGCCTCGTTGCGGGCGGTGTCCGCGTCGGCGGGGCCGCCCTTGTCGTAGGCGAGGAGCTTGCCGTCGTAGGCGCGCTCGAAGCGGGTGAGCACGTCCACCTCGTGCGGGCCGGGCGCGGTGAACACCGTGCAGTGCTCGGCCGCGGGGATGTACCACTCCAGGCCCTGGAAGATCAGCTGGCGTGGGTTCTCCGCCCGCGCCTTCAGGATCTCCTGGTGCTCCAGCGCCGCGCCGAAGTCGGCGTGCCCGACGTTGGAGTGCTCGGTGAACACCATCCAGTCCAGGCCGTACTTCGCGCCCGCGGCGGCCAGTTGGGAGAACGTGTACTTGGCGTCGTGGCTGTAGACGGTGTGGATGTGGTGGTCGCCGACGAGGTAGGCGAGGCGCGGGTCCTCGCCGCCCAGGTGCCTGCCGTCACCGGCCGCCAGGGCCGGGGTGGCCGCCGAGCCCAGGGCGAAGGCGGCGCCGAACAGGCCCGCGCGGCGCAGGAGCCCGCGGCGGGAGACGCCCTGCGGATCGAGGGCGGCGGGGGAGACGGACGGGTCGGCCCAGGCGGGCAGCCGCTGCTCGGTCATACGTACCTCCGCAAGGGTCAGTGGTTCATGAAGGAGGTGACGGGCAGCGCCCGGGCGACGATCCGGACGTCGCCGAGCCGTCCGTGGAGGATCTGGTCGATCTTCCCGCCGTACTCGTAGCCGCCGAGCAGCCAGGGCAGCCCGACGGAGCTGATGCCGACCGCGGGCGCCTTGGGGTTGCGCACCACCGGGCAGCCCTCGACGTACAGCGTGGTGTGCCTGCCGTCGTTGACGACGGCCAGATGCCACCAGGTCTCCAGCGGGGTCTCCTGACCCCAGTTGGTGGCGATGCCCTGCTGGTTGAGCGGGCGCATGGCCCACTGCGGTTCGCGGTCGTTGGAGAGCGACAGCGTGGCGAGCGGCTCGTCGGGGTCGTCGGCGGTCCTGCCGGCGGCGCCGCCCGTGCCCGTCCGGCTCACCAGGCCCGACCAGGCGTTGTGGTCCGGGTCCCAGTCGGCGGGCAGCCGGTAGAACGCCTCGATGGTGTAACCGTCCTCGAAGGTGGCCCGGTTGAGCGGTGCGCCGTCGACCGTGCGCAGATAGGCGCCCTTCAACGGCGACTTGAAGCCCTGGAACTCCAGGCTGCCGTGGCCCGGCTGATCGGGGTGGTGGTCGGCCGACCAGCCCAGCGCCCCGCCGCCCACGGTGACCAGGGAGAGGTCGTTGCCGCGTCCGGACAGGTCGCGGACCGTGCCGTCCACGGGCTGCTCGAAACGCCAGTAGGCGACCGTGCCCGGCACCAGCGTCTTGGACACGGGCCGCGCCGGCCGCGCGGGCACCGGCGCGAAGCCGGAGAAGCGCTCCTGGAAGTCGATCTCGACGGAGAACCGGTCGGCGTCGCCGCTCAGCTCCATCTCCTGCCGCTCCAGCTCGTTGAGCCCCTTCTTCGCCCGGCCCAGGATCCACGGCGAGACCGTCTCCACGTCGATGACGTTCCGGTCCAGGTCGAACCGGTAGAGGCGGATCATCGCCGCGCCGCCGAAGTAGCGGTTCTGGTAGTTCGTCAGGTGCAGGTGGACGTCGTGCCCGGCCGCGTTCTCGCGTACCGCGCGGGCGGCCGGCCAGTAGTGCCCGTTGAGGGTGAGGAAGATCTGGTCGTGGTCCACGATCAGCTGGTCCCACAGCTGCTGCCCGTAGTCGGACAACGTGTCGTTCTCGACGACCAGTTCATGTGTCGTGAGGATCACCGGCGTCTTCGGATGCTTCGCCATGACCTCCTTCGCCCACGCGTACCCCCGCGGCGACAGCCGCCAGTCCAGCGCGAGGACGAGCCACTGCCGGCCGCCCGCCGTGAACAGGTGGAAGGTGTTGTAGCCGTCCGGGGAGGCCCCGCCGAACGTCCGCTGCTTGTCGAACCGCCGCGGCCCGAAGGCGTCCAGGTACGGGGTCGCGCCGCGCTGGTCGGTGGTCGACGACTTCACGTCGTGGTTGCCGGCCAGGACGCTGTAGCCGACGCCCCGCCGGTCCAGCAGGCGGAACGCCTCCCCGATCGCCGCGAACTCCTCCTTCGCGCCGTTCTGCGTGAGGTCCCCGAGGTGGGACAGGAAGACGATGTTCTCCTCCCGGCCGTGCTCCAGCAGGTAGCGCAGTGAGGCCTCGACCGGCGCCTTGTCGATGCTCGGCCCGTCGAAGAGGTACTGGGTGTCGGGCATCACGGCGAGCGTGAAGCGGCGGCTGTCCGGGTCGGGGCGCCAACTCGACGTCGCCGCCTCGGCGGTGACGGCCGGCAGCGCGCTCACCGCGGCGGCCGTCGCGCCGAGCAGCGCGGTCGCGCGCAGGAAACTGCGTCTGCCGGCACCGGCCTGGGGCGCCTCGCCCAGGTCGTGATCATGCGAAGTACACACGGGTGCTCCATGAGGTGACGGGGAGGGGAGGGACTCAGAGAACGCGCAGCGTCCAGCTCCAGCGATGGACACCGGCCGCGACGAGATAGGCGGCGAAGGTGTCGGGCCCGCACGAGGCCGTGCCCAGCCCGCGGTGCGCCGCGTCGATGTGCACC
This genomic stretch from Streptomyces sp. Go-475 harbors:
- a CDS encoding PHP domain-containing protein codes for the protein MTEQRLPAWADPSVSPAALDPQGVSRRGLLRRAGLFGAAFALGSAATPALAAGDGRHLGGEDPRLAYLVGDHHIHTVYSHDAKYTFSQLAAAGAKYGLDWMVFTEHSNVGHADFGAALEHQEILKARAENPRQLIFQGLEWYIPAAEHCTVFTAPGPHEVDVLTRFERAYDGKLLAYDKGGPADADTARNEAHAVKALKWLAEQRRCGYVDDVLVLANHPMRLGIDSPHEMRNWRDAAPGIMIGMEGAPGAQGAAIPGWRGANSIRGEYENKPSAQSWPGYPADAYLTYGGFDWATATVGGLWDSMLAEGRLFSVTTNSDAHRIVFDTWKNGDWQPGQTFDNTGKLPDPVNTDTPQPGSDFWPGQFSRTHVGVTRYGYRAVMAGLRAGRVWLDHGHLLDGLDVRLKRERDRGRGVTLGGRLRVRAGERLTLEVTVTTASRPNPQGILPELAHVDVIRGAVRGPVTDRDSWKAPDTRVVRSQDVSGRTGTYTLRIPLTAGEESFYVRLRGSDGNRHGTGYLGASVDPHGPVPHAPGDGDPWADTWFYANPVFVDVEGS
- a CDS encoding LamG-like jellyroll fold domain-containing protein, producing MCTSHDHDLGEAPQAGAGRRSFLRATALLGATAAAVSALPAVTAEAATSSWRPDPDSRRFTLAVMPDTQYLFDGPSIDKAPVEASLRYLLEHGREENIVFLSHLGDLTQNGAKEEFAAIGEAFRLLDRRGVGYSVLAGNHDVKSSTTDQRGATPYLDAFGPRRFDKQRTFGGASPDGYNTFHLFTAGGRQWLVLALDWRLSPRGYAWAKEVMAKHPKTPVILTTHELVVENDTLSDYGQQLWDQLIVDHDQIFLTLNGHYWPAARAVRENAAGHDVHLHLTNYQNRYFGGAAMIRLYRFDLDRNVIDVETVSPWILGRAKKGLNELERQEMELSGDADRFSVEIDFQERFSGFAPVPARPARPVSKTLVPGTVAYWRFEQPVDGTVRDLSGRGNDLSLVTVGGGALGWSADHHPDQPGHGSLEFQGFKSPLKGAYLRTVDGAPLNRATFEDGYTIEAFYRLPADWDPDHNAWSGLVSRTGTGGAAGRTADDPDEPLATLSLSNDREPQWAMRPLNQQGIATNWGQETPLETWWHLAVVNDGRHTTLYVEGCPVVRNPKAPAVGISSVGLPWLLGGYEYGGKIDQILHGRLGDVRIVARALPVTSFMNH